The following proteins are encoded in a genomic region of Deltaproteobacteria bacterium:
- the secA gene encoding preprotein translocase subunit SecA — MIIPFLKKIFGTKNERYLKTINPLVGLTAGFEPALQKLSDTDLKKKTVEFRERLAQGETLDQILPEAFAVVRETSRRVLNMRHFDVQIIGGVILHQGKIAEMKTGEGKTLVATLPVYLNALTGKGVHVVTVNDYLARRDAEWMGQIYKFLGLSVGVIVHGLNDTERKWAYNADVTYGTNNEFGFDYLRDNMKYSLEGYVQREMNYAIVDEVDSILIDEARTPLIISGPSEEATDKYYQIDRVIPGLVRGEPADSKTGKQATGDYTLDEKSKSAMLTEQGVLKVEKMLGIGNLYDPENIETLHHVNQSLKAHTLFKRDVDYVVKDDQVIIVDEFTGRLMPGRRWSDGLHQAVEAKEKVKIESENQTLATITFQNYFRMYKKLSGMTGTADTESAEFAKIYNLDVVVAPTHRPMIRTDHPDVIYKSENEKFHEVVEEIIDLNKKGRPVLVGTISIEKSEHIASLLKHRGVAHHVLNAKHHEREAEIVAQAGRYGAVTISTNMAGRGTDILLGGNPESLARAKVGLKAGEENLSEEYHKALEEARKACEEEKKKVIVAGGLHILGTERHEARRIDNQLRGRSGRQGDPGSSRFYLSLEDDLMRIFGSDRIKGMMEKLGMEENEPIEHPWITKAIANAQKRVEAHNFEIRKNLIEYDDVMNQQRTIVYRLRREILEGTKVRDKILDMFDRLAVQISSGFVPAKAKREEIEMRGLEDAVFKQFDFRLNLAELPIAEFTTDAVGEALFHKASAAYEEKEKRVTPEIMRQAEKVILLSTLDTLWKDHLLNMDHLREGIGLRGYGQKDPLLEYKREGYEMFQGMIQAFTTDVVEKIFRVQITEEKKLEMPQRRPMPMMMGRGPMPGDAMAPVMGQGAPLKSQDSPLPGGEGVRGRVITEPSPREGPKIGRNDPCPCGSGKKYKKCCGR; from the coding sequence GTGATTATCCCTTTCCTCAAGAAGATCTTTGGGACCAAGAATGAACGGTACCTCAAAACAATCAACCCACTGGTAGGGCTGACCGCCGGCTTTGAACCGGCCCTTCAAAAACTCTCCGACACCGACCTGAAAAAGAAAACGGTCGAGTTCCGCGAAAGACTCGCCCAGGGAGAAACGTTAGATCAGATCCTTCCGGAGGCGTTTGCCGTCGTTCGGGAGACCAGCAGGCGGGTTCTCAACATGCGCCACTTTGATGTCCAGATCATCGGCGGCGTCATCCTCCATCAGGGAAAGATTGCGGAGATGAAGACCGGCGAGGGAAAAACCCTCGTGGCGACCCTTCCTGTCTACCTGAACGCCCTGACGGGAAAAGGGGTTCATGTGGTGACGGTGAACGACTACCTGGCCCGCCGCGATGCCGAATGGATGGGACAGATTTACAAGTTCCTGGGGCTCTCCGTCGGGGTGATCGTCCATGGCCTTAACGATACGGAGAGGAAGTGGGCCTACAACGCCGATGTGACCTACGGGACCAACAACGAGTTCGGTTTTGACTACCTTCGGGATAACATGAAGTACAGCCTGGAGGGGTATGTCCAAAGAGAAATGAATTACGCAATTGTCGATGAGGTCGATTCGATCCTGATCGATGAGGCGCGCACCCCGCTCATTATCTCCGGCCCCTCCGAGGAGGCGACGGACAAGTATTACCAGATCGACCGGGTCATTCCGGGTCTTGTGCGTGGCGAACCGGCCGATTCGAAAACCGGCAAACAGGCGACCGGTGATTACACGCTGGATGAAAAGTCAAAGAGTGCCATGCTGACGGAGCAAGGGGTCCTCAAGGTGGAAAAGATGTTGGGGATCGGCAATCTCTACGATCCTGAAAATATCGAGACCCTCCACCATGTGAATCAGTCATTGAAGGCCCATACCCTTTTCAAGCGGGATGTCGATTATGTCGTGAAGGATGATCAGGTCATCATTGTCGACGAATTCACGGGGCGCTTGATGCCTGGCCGGCGCTGGTCTGATGGTCTCCATCAGGCGGTGGAGGCGAAAGAAAAGGTCAAGATCGAAAGCGAAAACCAGACACTCGCGACGATTACCTTCCAGAACTATTTCCGGATGTACAAGAAACTCTCCGGCATGACTGGCACGGCGGATACCGAGTCGGCGGAATTCGCCAAAATCTATAATCTTGATGTGGTGGTGGCCCCGACCCACCGGCCGATGATCCGGACCGATCATCCGGATGTCATTTATAAATCGGAGAATGAAAAATTCCATGAGGTGGTTGAGGAGATCATTGACCTGAACAAAAAAGGGCGTCCGGTTCTGGTCGGTACCATTTCAATCGAAAAATCGGAACATATTGCTTCGCTCCTCAAACACCGCGGTGTAGCCCATCATGTCCTGAACGCCAAGCATCACGAGCGGGAGGCGGAGATTGTGGCCCAAGCGGGCCGTTACGGGGCGGTGACGATCTCGACCAATATGGCGGGGCGTGGCACCGATATCCTCCTGGGTGGGAATCCCGAATCCCTCGCCCGCGCCAAGGTCGGGCTGAAGGCGGGGGAGGAGAATCTTTCCGAAGAATACCACAAGGCGTTGGAGGAGGCCCGCAAGGCCTGCGAAGAGGAAAAGAAGAAGGTCATCGTGGCCGGCGGGCTCCACATTTTGGGGACGGAACGGCATGAGGCGCGCCGGATCGATAACCAGCTCCGCGGCCGTTCAGGACGCCAGGGGGATCCCGGTTCGAGTCGTTTCTATCTTTCTCTGGAAGATGACCTGATGCGGATCTTTGGTTCCGACCGGATCAAGGGGATGATGGAAAAACTGGGGATGGAGGAAAATGAACCGATCGAGCACCCCTGGATTACCAAAGCGATTGCCAACGCCCAGAAGCGGGTTGAGGCCCACAATTTTGAGATCAGAAAGAACCTCATTGAATATGACGATGTGATGAACCAGCAGAGGACGATCGTCTACCGTCTGCGCCGGGAGATCCTGGAGGGAACGAAGGTCAGGGACAAAATCCTTGATATGTTTGATCGACTCGCGGTGCAGATCTCTTCCGGATTTGTGCCGGCAAAGGCGAAGAGGGAAGAGATTGAGATGAGGGGGCTCGAAGACGCGGTCTTTAAACAGTTTGATTTTCGCCTGAATCTGGCCGAACTCCCGATCGCCGAATTTACGACCGATGCCGTTGGGGAGGCGCTCTTTCACAAGGCCTCGGCCGCCTACGAAGAAAAGGAAAAGAGAGTTACCCCGGAGATCATGCGACAGGCGGAAAAGGTAATCCTCCTTTCAACGCTCGATACCCTCTGGAAGGATCACCTTTTGAACATGGATCACCTGCGGGAGGGGATCGGTCTGCGCGGTTATGGACAGAAGGACCCCCTCCTTGAATACAAGAGAGAGGGGTATGAGATGTTTCAGGGGATGATCCAGGCGTTTACTACCGATGTTGTTGAAAAAATCTTCCGGGTCCAGATCACCGAGGAAAAGAAGCTGGAAATGCCCCAGCGTCGTCCGATGCCGATGATGATGGGGCGCGGCCCGATGCCGGGTGATGCCATGGCCCCTGTCATGGGGCAAGGAGCACCGCTCAAGAGTCAAGATTCTCCCCTCCCTGGAGGGGAGGGGGTGAGGGGGAGGGTGATCACGGAACCTTCTCCCAGGGAGGGTCCAAAGATCGGCCGGAACGACCCCTGCCCTTGCGGAAGCGGCAAAAAGTATAAAAAGTGCTGTGGCCGTTAA
- a CDS encoding M23 family metallopeptidase: protein MPGNECHLIFIPSDNRRIRRFQLTDRQFRLFAFGILFGTAFSFLSLTGFLYYRSSYRELIAERIANRDFHEGKSELISKIQQLEKNIDRTERFAAKLETMVGLSSQGIKKGIGPVEPLPSSSSKVAAEGKSLDFKLSLLQGKMSDLETRINEAYERQQDRLIFLASTPSVWPVKGWVTSEFGMRHSPLHSGMDRHEGLDIAAQWGTLVAAPADGIVSFAGYKGGLGKTIVIQHGFGISSVYGHTSALYVKPGEKIKRGMRIAAVGSTGASTGPHLHYEIHVDGVPVDPMQYILE from the coding sequence ATGCCGGGCAACGAGTGCCATCTTATTTTCATCCCTTCCGACAACCGGAGAATCCGCCGGTTTCAGTTGACCGACAGGCAGTTTCGACTGTTCGCTTTTGGCATCCTCTTCGGGACCGCCTTTTCCTTCCTTTCTCTGACCGGGTTCCTGTATTACCGCTCTTCTTACCGTGAACTGATTGCCGAAAGGATTGCGAATCGGGATTTTCACGAGGGGAAATCCGAACTGATCTCCAAAATTCAGCAGTTGGAGAAGAATATCGACCGGACGGAGCGGTTTGCCGCAAAGCTGGAGACCATGGTCGGCCTCTCTTCACAAGGGATCAAGAAAGGGATCGGACCGGTTGAGCCGCTCCCCAGCAGTTCATCCAAGGTGGCGGCTGAGGGAAAATCTCTCGATTTCAAACTTTCACTCCTCCAGGGAAAGATGTCTGACCTGGAGACTCGCATCAATGAGGCGTATGAGCGGCAACAGGACCGGCTGATCTTTCTGGCCTCGACCCCTTCGGTCTGGCCGGTCAAGGGATGGGTCACCTCTGAATTCGGGATGAGACACTCGCCCCTTCATTCCGGGATGGATCGTCATGAAGGGCTGGACATCGCCGCCCAGTGGGGCACCCTGGTGGCCGCACCGGCCGATGGGATTGTCAGTTTCGCCGGCTATAAAGGAGGCCTGGGCAAGACGATTGTCATCCAGCACGGTTTTGGGATTTCCTCTGTCTACGGTCATACCTCGGCCCTTTATGTCAAGCCGGGGGAAAAGATCAAAAGAGGGATGAGAATTGCCGCCGTGGGGAGCACCGGGGCCTCCACCGGCCCGCACCTCCACTATGAGATCCATGTCGACGGCGTTCCGGTGGACCCGATGCAGTATATCCTTGAATAG
- the rpsI gene encoding 30S ribosomal protein S9 — MVKTVKKEIYTGKRKTSIARIQMAPGEGRIVVNEKPVEKYFGRQTLQMIIRQPLEATGTTGKFDVTANIYGGGPSGQATSLRHAISKGLLAMNADHRKPLKTAGLLTRDARIVERKKYGRHKARRGNQWTKR; from the coding sequence ATGGTCAAAACTGTCAAAAAAGAGATCTACACCGGCAAGAGAAAGACCTCGATCGCCCGTATCCAGATGGCCCCCGGTGAGGGACGAATCGTTGTCAATGAAAAACCTGTGGAAAAGTACTTTGGCCGTCAAACACTCCAGATGATCATCCGTCAGCCGCTCGAGGCGACCGGTACCACGGGAAAATTCGATGTCACCGCAAACATTTATGGCGGCGGCCCTTCCGGACAGGCCACATCCCTCCGGCACGCTATTTCCAAGGGTCTCCTGGCGATGAATGCCGATCACCGAAAACCACTCAAAACGGCCGGCCTGCTGACTCGTGATGCCCGGATTGTGGAACGGAAAAAGTACGGTCGCCACAAGGCTCGTCGCGGGAATCAGTGGACGAAGCGTTAA
- a CDS encoding Rieske (2Fe-2S) protein: MKKKSQPLMQEGPGPFGTIYTPPEKRAKVAKGEVYAGKVSEVLPGHSRSVPLDQFNLALFNVGGKFYAIKEACPHAEYPLTRGKMVGETVSCASHNWKFNLRTGECLRGEEGLTIRTFPVEIRGDEVWIKL; the protein is encoded by the coding sequence ATGAAGAAAAAAAGCCAACCGCTCATGCAAGAGGGACCGGGGCCGTTTGGGACCATTTATACCCCTCCCGAAAAAAGGGCGAAGGTAGCCAAGGGGGAGGTCTACGCCGGCAAGGTTTCGGAGGTTCTCCCAGGGCATTCCAGGTCGGTCCCACTGGACCAGTTCAACCTGGCCCTGTTCAATGTGGGGGGGAAGTTTTATGCGATCAAGGAGGCCTGCCCTCATGCCGAATACCCGTTGACCAGGGGGAAGATGGTTGGCGAAACCGTTTCTTGTGCCTCCCACAACTGGAAATTCAATCTGCGGACGGGGGAATGTCTTCGTGGGGAAGAGGGCTTGACTATCAGGACATTCCCTGTAGAAATCCGCGGCGACGAGGTTTGGATTAAGTTGTAG
- a CDS encoding radical SAM protein, with amino-acid sequence MKLLLIAPAGLEVQGVKGKHVHHLNLAVIAALATPYFDEIKIVEEEFERLDPNEDADFVGITMMSCQAPRGYWLADHFKKKGVRTICGGSHASFMVEECGRHFDSVVINEVEMVWEEIMQDFRADRLKPVYHTDRLIDLKDLPMPRKDLFFNTGTTLNAQVLQTGRGCPLGCNFCTVTLMYGKTFRTRPVEHVVEEIKRFPSKIFFFVDDNIFLSKTYAYELCEALIPLKIKWGSQGSMELISRDEKLLKLASRSGCLSLFVGIESIDQETLNSAHKSFNKVKNYEENIRKMHRAGINVVGAFIFGFERDTPEAFDRVYDFAMRNRLAMVNSGIMTPFPGTEVFEKVKREGKIFDHDWEHYTGANLVWRHPTMSKEEIEELYTKLRRRFYRWSSIFKRFWANRAHPLYYFGMNFTHWWRTYRNPRPPLPSVAPALPEVPLLSS; translated from the coding sequence GTGAAGCTTTTGCTGATCGCCCCCGCAGGCCTCGAGGTCCAGGGGGTCAAGGGAAAGCATGTCCATCATCTCAATCTTGCGGTGATTGCGGCCCTGGCAACCCCCTATTTTGATGAGATCAAGATTGTCGAGGAAGAGTTCGAAAGACTCGACCCCAACGAAGACGCGGATTTTGTCGGGATCACGATGATGAGCTGTCAGGCTCCCCGCGGGTACTGGCTGGCGGACCACTTTAAAAAGAAGGGGGTCCGGACAATCTGCGGTGGGAGTCATGCCTCGTTTATGGTGGAGGAGTGCGGCCGGCACTTTGATTCGGTGGTGATCAACGAGGTCGAGATGGTCTGGGAGGAGATTATGCAGGATTTCCGGGCCGACCGCTTAAAGCCGGTTTATCACACAGACCGGTTGATTGACCTCAAAGACCTGCCGATGCCCCGGAAGGATCTCTTCTTCAACACCGGGACCACCTTGAACGCCCAGGTCCTTCAGACCGGGCGGGGCTGTCCTCTGGGATGCAATTTTTGCACGGTGACTCTCATGTACGGCAAGACCTTCCGGACACGGCCTGTCGAGCATGTCGTGGAGGAGATCAAAAGGTTCCCCTCAAAAATCTTCTTTTTTGTGGACGATAATATTTTTCTCTCCAAGACCTATGCCTACGAACTTTGCGAGGCCCTGATTCCGTTGAAAATCAAGTGGGGCAGTCAAGGCTCGATGGAGCTTATTTCTCGCGATGAAAAACTCCTGAAACTGGCCTCGCGTTCGGGGTGTCTCAGCCTTTTTGTAGGGATCGAATCGATCGACCAGGAGACGCTGAACTCCGCCCATAAGTCATTCAACAAGGTGAAGAACTATGAGGAAAATATCCGCAAGATGCACCGCGCCGGGATCAATGTGGTGGGGGCCTTCATTTTTGGATTTGAGCGGGATACCCCGGAGGCCTTTGACCGGGTTTATGACTTCGCCATGCGAAACCGGTTGGCGATGGTCAACAGCGGCATCATGACCCCTTTCCCCGGGACCGAGGTCTTTGAAAAGGTGAAGCGGGAGGGGAAGATTTTTGATCATGATTGGGAGCATTACACGGGGGCCAACCTCGTCTGGCGGCACCCCACCATGAGTAAGGAGGAGATTGAGGAGCTTTATACCAAACTCCGTCGGCGGTTTTACCGGTGGTCTTCCATTTTCAAGCGCTTTTGGGCCAATCGGGCCCATCCCCTCTACTATTTTGGGATGAATTTCACCCATTGGTGGCGGACCTACCGGAATCCTCGTCCCCCTCTCCCCTCGGTGGCTCCGGCCTTGCCAGAGGTCCCCTTGTTGAGTTCTTAA
- the argJ gene encoding bifunctional glutamate N-acetyltransferase/amino-acid acetyltransferase ArgJ — protein sequence MRLPRGFSFAGLSAGIKEDGKKDLALIVSEVPATATAVFTRNRVVAAPVILSRKILKKGRCQAVVINSGNANACTGYRGLEAAKEVQKRVARHLALDPSLVAVASTGKIGVPLPVPRVVRALPRLVQSLSIKNFQKAAVAILTTDRFAKVAFYEGKMGGQRYSIVGFAKGAGMIRPDMGPHATMLAFILTDLAVQPNLLKKAFLPVVDETFNRITVDGDTSTNDMALVLANGLSGGSLSGQRTIRHFKNGLLEVMQKLAIAMVRDGEGGTKVVKVTICGARNREEARKAAYAVAESELVKTSFYGQDPNWGRLLAAAGRSGATFDPSRADIYYDDLLVARKGSTTGPAFEKRARQVMRQNQFLVTLDLHAGSASFHVYSSDLTVDYVKLNAHYRT from the coding sequence ATGAGGTTGCCGAGAGGTTTCTCCTTTGCCGGTCTTTCTGCCGGGATCAAGGAAGACGGGAAAAAAGACCTGGCCTTGATCGTCTCTGAGGTGCCGGCAACGGCAACGGCGGTCTTTACCCGGAACAGGGTGGTGGCCGCCCCGGTCATCCTTTCACGAAAAATCCTCAAAAAGGGGCGCTGTCAGGCGGTAGTTATTAACAGTGGGAATGCCAATGCCTGTACCGGTTATCGAGGACTGGAAGCGGCCAAAGAGGTCCAGAAAAGGGTGGCCCGTCATCTGGCACTGGATCCCAGCCTGGTGGCGGTCGCCTCCACAGGGAAGATTGGTGTTCCCCTTCCTGTGCCCCGGGTCGTTAGGGCCCTCCCACGGTTAGTTCAATCACTCTCCATCAAAAATTTTCAGAAGGCGGCGGTGGCGATCCTGACCACAGACCGTTTTGCCAAGGTGGCTTTTTACGAAGGAAAGATGGGGGGCCAGCGGTATTCGATTGTCGGGTTTGCCAAGGGGGCCGGGATGATCCGGCCGGATATGGGGCCCCACGCGACAATGCTCGCCTTCATCCTGACCGATCTCGCGGTCCAACCGAATTTGTTGAAAAAGGCATTTTTGCCGGTTGTCGACGAAACTTTTAACCGGATCACCGTGGATGGGGATACATCGACGAACGATATGGCCCTGGTCCTGGCCAACGGCCTTTCCGGGGGGAGCTTGTCGGGCCAGAGGACGATTCGTCACTTCAAAAACGGGCTTTTGGAGGTGATGCAGAAGCTGGCGATCGCCATGGTGAGGGATGGGGAAGGGGGAACAAAGGTGGTCAAGGTGACCATTTGTGGCGCCCGCAACCGCGAGGAGGCAAGAAAGGCCGCCTACGCGGTGGCCGAGTCGGAACTCGTGAAGACCTCATTTTATGGGCAGGACCCGAACTGGGGCCGTCTGCTGGCGGCGGCCGGGCGCTCCGGGGCAACTTTCGACCCCTCGCGCGCCGATATCTATTATGATGATCTCCTTGTGGCCAGAAAGGGATCGACCACCGGTCCCGCCTTTGAAAAGAGGGCCAGGCAGGTGATGCGTCAGAACCAGTTTTTGGTCACCTTGGACCTCCATGCCGGTTCTGCTTCCTTTCACGTTTACAGTAGCGACTTAACCGTCGATTATGTTAAGCTGAACGCACACTACCGCACGTGA
- a CDS encoding N-acetyl-gamma-glutamyl-phosphate reductase, with product MIKIGLLGATGYTGLELVRILAHHPQVEIAALTSEKFAGKLFSQAFPSFQGICDLPLEPLQTSKIAKRVNFILSCLPHQKAMAVIPEFLGKGCKVVDLSADFRFDSPKVYEEWYEKHAAPALLKEKVYGLPELYRNEIKKASLVGNPGCYPTATLLGLIPLLEGNLVQTEGIICDAKSGISGAGRSVALESLFSEVNESVIAYKVTAHRHTPEIEQELSKIAGQEVKLTFVPHLVPMDRGILATIYARSLRKIDNKTLTQLFQKRYAREPFVQVCPEGLLPSTKWVRGTNSCAIGVQINPRTGQIIVVSVIDNLVKGASGQAVQNMNLMCGFPEKTALENSPLQP from the coding sequence ATGATCAAGATAGGACTACTTGGAGCGACAGGCTACACCGGCTTGGAGCTTGTCCGGATTCTTGCGCATCATCCCCAGGTTGAAATCGCCGCCCTGACCTCTGAAAAATTTGCGGGCAAACTGTTTTCCCAAGCGTTCCCCTCCTTTCAGGGAATCTGCGACCTCCCTCTGGAACCACTGCAAACGAGCAAAATTGCCAAGAGGGTCAATTTTATCCTCTCCTGTCTCCCCCACCAAAAGGCGATGGCGGTTATTCCCGAATTCCTGGGAAAAGGGTGTAAGGTGGTCGATCTTTCTGCCGATTTCCGGTTTGATTCCCCCAAAGTTTACGAAGAGTGGTACGAAAAACATGCCGCCCCAGCGCTCCTCAAGGAAAAAGTTTACGGCCTCCCTGAGCTCTACCGCAACGAGATCAAAAAGGCCTCCCTGGTCGGTAACCCCGGGTGTTACCCGACGGCAACATTACTCGGCCTGATCCCGCTCCTTGAGGGGAATCTGGTTCAAACGGAAGGGATCATCTGCGATGCCAAGTCCGGAATCTCCGGGGCCGGGCGTTCCGTGGCCCTGGAATCGCTCTTTTCCGAGGTCAACGAGTCGGTCATCGCCTACAAGGTCACGGCCCATCGGCACACGCCAGAGATAGAACAGGAATTGAGCAAGATTGCCGGTCAGGAGGTGAAGTTGACCTTCGTACCGCACCTCGTGCCGATGGACAGGGGGATCTTGGCAACGATTTATGCCCGGTCCCTCCGAAAAATCGATAACAAGACCCTTACCCAACTCTTCCAGAAGAGGTATGCCAGGGAACCTTTTGTTCAAGTTTGTCCCGAAGGGCTCCTCCCCTCCACCAAGTGGGTCCGTGGGACCAACAGTTGTGCGATCGGCGTTCAGATCAACCCGCGAACCGGTCAGATCATCGTGGTGTCGGTCATTGACAACCTCGTCAAAGGGGCCTCCGGTCAGGCGGTACAGAACATGAACCTGATGTGCGGCTTCCCCGAGAAAACAGCACTTGAAAATTCTCCCCTTCAGCCGTAA
- the rplM gene encoding 50S ribosomal protein L13: MPKSYYARKEDNHRGWVIVNVADKILGRAASRIALILQGKNKAIYTPGVDTGDFVVVINASQVRLTGNKLEDKMYYNHSGYRGGLRETTAGKLLERKPDDLIRRAVHGMLPKNKMNQHLMKKLKIYAGVEHPHLAQQPKEVTV, encoded by the coding sequence ATGCCCAAGAGCTACTACGCCAGAAAAGAGGACAACCACCGCGGCTGGGTGATCGTGAATGTTGCCGATAAAATCCTGGGGAGAGCCGCGAGTCGGATCGCCCTGATTCTTCAGGGGAAGAACAAGGCTATTTACACCCCCGGCGTCGATACCGGCGATTTTGTGGTGGTGATTAATGCCTCCCAGGTGCGCCTGACAGGAAACAAGCTGGAAGATAAAATGTACTATAACCACAGCGGTTACAGGGGCGGTTTGAGGGAAACCACCGCCGGCAAACTCCTGGAAAGAAAGCCGGACGATCTGATCCGACGGGCCGTCCACGGGATGCTCCCCAAAAACAAGATGAACCAGCATTTGATGAAAAAACTCAAGATCTACGCTGGGGTCGAACACCCCCATCTGGCTCAACAGCCCAAAGAGGTCACCGTCTAA
- a CDS encoding Stp1/IreP family PP2C-type Ser/Thr phosphatase: MKVNAYGLSDVGKKREKNEDSFLLNEEIGLYLVADGMGGHLGGEYASRLAVTTIEEVLKKLREDPESTLTTEDSVDTADIGERFKYAISVASARIFEQAARDPNLRGMGTTTVGLLIQDGKAYIAHVGDSRAYLCHRSEIRQLTMDHSLVNEQLQAGFISVKDARNHKFKNIITRSVGFQESVDTDLQVRDLEPEDRYLLCTDGLTNLVDDEEIKKILSRRVIHLGKSSKGDPPKGDSPRGICEKLIDAANKKGGDDNITAIVITVEE, translated from the coding sequence ATGAAGGTGAATGCCTACGGGTTGTCCGATGTCGGAAAGAAGCGGGAAAAGAATGAAGACAGCTTCCTGCTGAATGAGGAGATCGGTCTTTATCTTGTTGCCGACGGGATGGGAGGGCATCTCGGGGGAGAATATGCCAGCCGTCTGGCAGTGACCACCATTGAGGAGGTTCTCAAAAAATTGAGAGAGGATCCCGAATCGACCCTCACGACGGAGGACTCTGTCGATACGGCGGATATAGGGGAGCGTTTCAAATATGCCATTTCGGTTGCTTCGGCCCGGATCTTTGAGCAGGCGGCCCGCGACCCCAATCTGAGGGGGATGGGGACCACCACCGTCGGCCTGCTGATTCAGGACGGCAAGGCCTATATTGCCCACGTGGGAGACAGCCGGGCCTACCTCTGTCATCGGTCCGAAATCAGACAGCTCACGATGGATCATTCATTGGTCAACGAACAACTCCAGGCCGGTTTTATCTCGGTCAAGGATGCGCGGAACCACAAATTCAAAAACATCATCACCCGTTCCGTTGGTTTTCAGGAATCGGTGGATACCGATCTTCAAGTTCGTGATCTGGAACCGGAGGATCGGTACCTCCTCTGCACGGACGGTCTGACCAACCTTGTGGATGATGAGGAGATCAAGAAGATCCTTAGCCGGAGGGTGATTCACCTCGGCAAATCATCCAAGGGTGATCCACCCAAGGGTGATTCACCCAGGGGGATCTGTGAGAAGTTGATTGACGCGGCCAATAAAAAAGGGGGGGACGACAATATTACGGCTATTGTTATCACCGTTGAAGAGTAG